From the Procambarus clarkii isolate CNS0578487 chromosome 70, FALCON_Pclarkii_2.0, whole genome shotgun sequence genome, one window contains:
- the LOC138349658 gene encoding uncharacterized protein, which translates to MHQSGFYSTGKNSSTFYSINLLVSWHFLKRSSPGTSLQALVSALELFGASRGRHGPINFETTKRVFFEWRFHQYELGKIKGEFDKGCPACDTTPVAVHIDGNKKLYRYNKVGRGIRNSYYSGGIFACDKEVQDHVSTIQNLKTQSSHMCGVSPLKAAKNKPVSFRSLDETGISMASCRHEIILAALNMYQGELYSYAHYLQMNRLQNVSFICLDIICKYWPWSLKISSREQKFSLGQGKPFLGVLHAKGHSWYCQVLYGGRWQEGSGLTSGAYRRTDRGGTLLESQKN; encoded by the exons ATGCACCAATCTGGTTTTTATTCAACTGGAAAAAATAGTAGCACTTTCTACAGCATAAATCTATTGGTTTCCTGGCATTTTCTCAAGAGAAGCAGCCCTGGAACTTCTCTTCAGGCATTAGTTAGTGCACTGGAATTATTTGGTGCTTCTCGAGGGCGT CATGGTCCCATCAATTTTGAGACAACAAAAAGAGTCTTCTTTGAATGGCGTTTCCATCAGTATGAACTTGGGAAAATAAAAGGAGAATTTGACAAGGGGTGCCCTGCATGTGATACAACACCTGTGGCtgtacatattgatggcaacaagaaactgtatcgttacaacaaagttgggag AGGGATCAGAAACTCATATTATTCTGGTGGTATCTTCGCTTGTGACAAAGAAGTTCAAGATCACGTTTCCactattcagaaccttaaaactcAA AGTAGCCATATGTGTGGAGTGTCGCCATTGAAAGCTGCCAAAAATAAACCTGTTTCATTTAGAAGTTTGGATGAAACCGGCATAAGCATGGCTTCCTGTCGACATGAAATTATTCTTGCTGCATTAAATATGTATCAGGGAGAGCTCTACAGTTATGCCCACTATTTGCAAATGAACCGTTTACAAAATGTGTCCTTCATATGCCTGGATATCATCTGTAAATACTGGCCATGGTCCTTAAAGATTTCATCAAGAGAACAGAAGTTCTCACTTGGGCaaggaaagccttttttaggagtcctacatgccaaaggacattcttggtattgtcag GTTTTGTATGGAGGGCGGTGGCAAGAAGGAAGTGGCCTGACATCTGG AGCGTACAGAAGAACTGACAGAGGGGGCACTCTTTTGGAATCACAGAAAAATTAA